A portion of the Colius striatus isolate bColStr4 chromosome 1, bColStr4.1.hap1, whole genome shotgun sequence genome contains these proteins:
- the ADGRG7 gene encoding LOW QUALITY PROTEIN: adhesion G-protein coupled receptor G7 (The sequence of the model RefSeq protein was modified relative to this genomic sequence to represent the inferred CDS: substituted 6 bases at 6 genomic stop codons): MLPEQTVCTATCLCSTRTECCAVTVTLWVLCIXQLVLRFKTENLTFERIIVGKYGKSKEKYEPDTVNDYHTFNGVLYLPGHFDGKPLSSVLYFPSTQLVQMSVHYMTSDLNHLNEIQVDMRVQSESLSDNGRVGFVLYQNDKHFQSRIYQSHSSFSKQIISGNIDGGRTLEDKFYFNVDLNTFELQLCDPVRVFXDYTIKNXSTAGCEKGRDQFLRCRCNHATNFTVLMAFQIKHKYVKPLXYISYITVGLAMSGLVIAVLFQIVASINGNEEIFSCFALLYSPKYFPSEGKTQKSFVMWILVSLYFSTLIFNIIFISGTEKSKCPESQQKYHKLLWAIYSIXHCQXHLTSDVIDPPIYSQCTTIAVLLQCFLLATFIWTALNSAWLYSLLLRGMKPLPGYFLVTISIIRWGIHAVVVAITLGGTYREGKALGPQICILYTFRLPVLKKKVSEMFLAFWVLDVSLYLQSKTYYISKSQSKLTFGSLGFQDIKEKGVFSVAFVTSGNK, translated from the exons ATGTTGCCTG AGCAAACAGTCTGCACTGCAACATGCCTTTGCTCCACTAGGACAGAATGTTGTGCAGTGACTGTGACCCTTTGGGTGCTGTGTATTTGACAGCTTGTCCTCAGGTTTAAAACAG aaaatcttaCTTTTGAAAGAATTATAGTGGGCAAATATGGCAAGtccaaagaaaaatatgaaccTGACACTGTGAATG ACTACCATACCTTCAATGGAGTGCTTTATCTGCCTGGACACTTTGATGGGAAACCCTTGAGCTCAGTATTATATTTTCCCAGTACGCAGCTGGTTCAAATGTCAGTTCACTATATG ACTAGTGATTTAAATCACTTAAATGAAATCCAAGTAGACATGAGAgtgcaaa GTGAAAGTTTATCAGACAATGGAAGAGTTGGCTTTGTCCTGTATCAAAATGACAAACACTTCCAGTCAAGGATTTATCAGAGTCACAGTAGTTTCTCTAAACAAATCATCTCTGGTAACATTGATGGTGGAAGAACCCTGGAGgataaattttatttca ACGTGGATTTGAACACATTTGAACTGCAACTGTGTGATCCTGTCCGTGTCTTTTAGGACTACACTATCAAGAACTAGAGCACTGCTGGCTGTGAAAAAGGAAGAGACCAGTTCTTGAGATGCAGGTGTAATCACGCTACTAATTTTACTGTCCTGA TGGCCTTTCAGATCAAACATAAATATGTGAAGCCTTTGTAATATATTTCTTACATTACTGTTGGATTGGCTATGTCTGGTCTGGTCattgctgttttgtttcaaatagTCGCTAG TATCAACGGAAatgaggaaatattttcttgttttgctctCCTATATTCtcctaaatattttccttccgAAGGGAAAACTCAAAAGTCGTTTGTAATGTGGATATTAGTGAGTCTCTATTTCTCTACGCTCATTTTTAACATCATCTTCATCTCTGgaactgaaaaatcaaaatgcCCAGAATCACAGCAGAAATACCACAAGCTACTATGGGCAATCTATTCCATATGACACTGCCAGTAACACCTTACATCTGACGTGATAGATCCTCCTATATACTCCCAGTGCACAACCATAGCTGTCCTACTGCAGTGTTTTTTGTTGGCAACATTTATATGGACAGCACTCAATTCTGCATGGTTGTATTCACTGCTGCTTAGAGGCATGAAGCCCCTGCCTGGATACTTCCTTGTAACCATATCGATAATCAGATGGG GAATCCATGCTGTAGTAGTTGCAATAACACTTGGAGGTACTTatagagaaggaaaagcttta GGACCTCAGATTTGCATTCTGTACACTTTCAGATTACCagtcttaaagaaaaaagtttctgaaatgtttcttgCTTTCTGGGTGCTAGATGTATCACTATACCTGCAATCAAAAACATACTACATTTCAAAATCACAGTCT AAATTGACATTTGGAAGCCTCGGCTTTCaagacattaaagaaaaaggcgtgttttctgttgcatttgTAACTTCAGGAAACAAGTAA